Sequence from the Arcobacter sp. CECT 8986 genome:
ACACCAGATAAACTTGGTTTTTCACTACTTACACAATTTACACAAACTGCATTATCTACACAATCTGTTGATAATAAATCATCTAGTGTAAGTTTTCTTAAAACATCTTCGATATTCTCTTTAATATCTTCAACAATATTAAAAACAACACTATATGCTTTTTTATTTATACGTACACTACTAACTCCATCAATATTTTCTAAATAGGATTTCAAGATATTTTCATCTATAAAATCCTCTTTTAAAAGCAGATATTTATATCTTAATCTTGAAGGAGTTTCATGAACTATTTTAAAATTTTTATTCATAAAATATCTTTTTTATTCTTGATTTGATTCCATTGCAGCTTTAGCATCTTCCATTCTCTCTTTCATCTCTTCCATTCCAGCTTGAAAAAGTTGAGTTCCTTTTGATACTGCTTTCATTATATTTTCTTGTGCACCTTTATTTGTAAGAAAATAAGTAACTGCTGCACCAATTAATGCTCCTTTTACAAAATCACCTGTACTAAAACTATTTTGTGCTTGAGTTTGTTGTACTGGATTATTATTTATATTAGCAGGTTGATTGATATAAGGATTTTGATTTAAATTAACATCTTGTTGTTGTGCTGCTCTTGTATTCTCAATATTCATATCATACATATTTTGATTGTTGTTTTGATTCATCATTTTTAGTTATCCTCTTGAATTAAAATATCTTCATTTTGTTCTTCTATCTCTTCATACTTTGTATCAAGTTTTTCATCTATTACCTCAACTGCGTAAATACCAGCCATACCAACACTTAATGCTGTTAAAGCTTTAAGCCAACCACCTTGACCAATATGATTTGCTGTTGCGATTGCAGTTCCAGTTGCGATTGCACCTTGAGCTGTTTTTTTAACAGTATCTTTTACTGCATCTTTAGAAGATATTTTTGCATCTTTTGCTTTTTTATAGTTTATTGTTCCTGATACAACTGCACTTGCAACTGCACCACTTACAATATGTCCTACTACGTTTCTTGGTTCACCAGTATTAATTATTCTGCTTTGCATTCTTCTTCATCCTTTTTTTCTATTTGCTCAACTACTTTTTCTTTTTCTTGTAATTTTCTTGCTTCTTTTTTCTCTTTGATACACTCTTTTGTAGCTTCAACTGTATCTTTTACATCTGCAACTACTTCTTTACCTTGCTCTACTTTTGAACATGCAAAATCTTTAGATTTTCCAAAAACCTCTTTTGCTTTATCTTTTACTGAAGAACTATTTTTTAATGCATAAACTACTCCTGCTCCAACTGCAAGACCTGCTATAAATGGTAATGCCATAATTTACTCCTTGTTTGTTTGTGTATAACTATTTAAAAAAGCAACTAATGCTGCACCAAACCCAGCTCCACTAATCATAGAGATATTTAATTTACTTAAAAGCTCAGTAATTTTATTTTGGTCCATATTCCCTGAAGCAATATCTTCTAAAAGCATTTGATATTCATTTGCTTTATTCATCATATCTTCAACACTATTTAGACTTGTTGATTCATTTACACCATTATAGTGATTTAAAACACACTTTCTAAATGCTGGAAGGTGATTATTGTAAGATGCTGCTTGCAATTTAAATAAAATATCTTTAATATCTGGTTGCTTTGTATTTGCAATCAAATCATCATACATTGCGATATTATTTATCTCATTTGCAACACCAAGCTCACAACACTCAATATATGTATTTGGAACTTCTATTTTATCTGCCCAATCATTTATAGGAACTTCTACATTATACTTTTGTAATAAAGGCATCAATGCACTATAATGTACAGCTTCTGCTTCTTTTATATTTACAAAAGGATAAATTGCACCAAACTTCTCTATAATTTTTGTATATGACTCATATGCTTTAAACTCATCATATACAGCAATTCTTAATACTTGTGATTCAATAGCTTGGTCACTATTTAAATCAACTCTTTGAGAAAGAAGTATATTTTCATCAAGATTAGCCACTACATCACCTCCTTCGCTAGATTATTTATTATTTGAGTTATCTCTTCTAAATTCTGCTTATTTATT
This genomic interval carries:
- a CDS encoding YtxH domain-containing protein, with the protein product MMNQNNNQNMYDMNIENTRAAQQQDVNLNQNPYINQPANINNNPVQQTQAQNSFSTGDFVKGALIGAAVTYFLTNKGAQENIMKAVSKGTQLFQAGMEEMKERMEDAKAAMESNQE
- a CDS encoding ferritin-like domain-containing protein gives rise to the protein MANLDENILLSQRVDLNSDQAIESQVLRIAVYDEFKAYESYTKIIEKFGAIYPFVNIKEAEAVHYSALMPLLQKYNVEVPINDWADKIEVPNTYIECCELGVANEINNIAMYDDLIANTKQPDIKDILFKLQAASYNNHLPAFRKCVLNHYNGVNESTSLNSVEDMMNKANEYQMLLEDIASGNMDQNKITELLSKLNISMISGAGFGAALVAFLNSYTQTNKE